A genomic stretch from Glaciecola nitratireducens FR1064 includes:
- the rplF gene encoding 50S ribosomal protein L6: MSRIAKAPVDIRTGVEITIAGQEVTVKGSKGTLTRVFNNAVEVVQEENQLKALPRDGFANNWAQAGTARALLDQMVIGVTDGFEKKLQLNGVGYRASAQGSKLNLTLGFSHPVGYEMPEGITVETPTQTEIIVKGTDKQVVGQVAANIRAYRPPEPYKGKGVRYADETVRRKEAKKK, from the coding sequence ATGTCACGTATAGCAAAAGCACCTGTCGACATCCGAACTGGCGTAGAAATTACAATCGCTGGCCAAGAAGTCACAGTAAAAGGTAGTAAAGGTACATTGACCCGCGTATTTAATAACGCAGTCGAAGTAGTACAAGAAGAGAACCAATTGAAAGCACTTCCACGTGATGGTTTTGCAAACAACTGGGCTCAGGCTGGTACCGCTCGCGCATTGTTGGATCAGATGGTAATCGGTGTTACTGATGGTTTTGAAAAGAAACTTCAACTTAATGGTGTTGGTTACCGTGCGTCAGCACAAGGTAGCAAACTAAACCTTACGTTGGGCTTTTCTCACCCTGTCGGCTACGAAATGCCTGAAGGCATTACCGTAGAAACCCCTACGCAAACTGAAATCATTGTCAAAGGCACTGATAAGCAGGTTGTAGGTCAGGTTGCAGCGAATATCCGCGCATACCGTCCACCAGAGCCATATAAAGGCAAAGGTGTTCGTTACGCAGATGAAACTGTGCGTCGTAAAGAAGCTAAGAAAAAGTAG
- the rpsD gene encoding 30S ribosomal protein S4, whose protein sequence is MARYLGPKLKLSRREGTDLFLKSGVRAIESKCKIDQAPGQHGARRGRLSDYGVQLREKQKVRRMYGVLEKQFRNYYKEAARLKGNTGENLLQLLEQRLDNVVYRMGFASTRAEARQLVSHKAIVVNGKVVNIPSFNVKAEDVVAVREKAKKQARIVSALELADQREKPTWLEVDNTKMEGVFKRVPERTDLSADINEQLIVELYSK, encoded by the coding sequence ATGGCTAGATATTTGGGTCCAAAACTCAAACTAAGTCGTCGTGAAGGAACTGATTTGTTCCTTAAGAGCGGCGTAAGAGCAATTGAAAGTAAATGTAAAATTGACCAAGCTCCTGGTCAGCATGGCGCCCGTCGCGGTCGTCTGTCTGATTACGGTGTTCAATTGCGTGAAAAGCAAAAAGTACGTCGTATGTATGGCGTATTGGAAAAACAGTTTAGAAACTACTATAAAGAAGCTGCTCGCCTTAAAGGCAATACAGGTGAAAACTTGTTGCAACTTTTAGAACAGCGTTTAGATAACGTTGTTTACCGCATGGGCTTTGCCAGCACTCGTGCTGAAGCTCGTCAACTCGTTAGCCATAAAGCTATCGTAGTAAACGGTAAAGTAGTGAACATTCCATCATTCAACGTAAAAGCTGAAGATGTGGTTGCTGTTCGTGAAAAAGCGAAAAAACAGGCCCGTATTGTTTCTGCACTAGAATTAGCAGATCAACGCGAGAAACCAACTTGGTTGGAAGTTGACAATACGAAAATGGAAGGTGTTTTTAAACGCGTTCCAGAAAGAACGGATTTGTCTGCGGACATAAACGAACAGTTGATTGTCGAACTTTACTCTAAGTAA
- the secY gene encoding preprotein translocase subunit SecY, with protein MAKPGQDSGAKGGLSELKSRLLFVLGAIIVFRLGSYVPIPGIDGNVLAQLFEQQKGTIVEMMNMFSGGALERASVLALGIMPYITASIIVQLLSHMYPPLMELKKEGEAGKRKISQYTRYLTLLLAIFQSVGIATGLPNLVQGLVVNPGIGFYFTAIVSLVTGTMFLMWLGEQITERGIGNGISILIFAGIVAGLPTAIGQTAEQARLGEINLLFLLVIGAIIVALTYLVVFVERAQRRIVVNYAKRQQGRKVFAAQSSHLPLKVNMAGVIPPIFASSIILFPGTLAGMVGQNETFSFLTDVSLALSPGQPLYVMLYAATIIFFCFFYTALVFNPRETADNLKKSGAFVPGIRPGEQTSRYIDKVMTRLTLAGALYITFVCLVPEFLLLWFNVPFYFGGTSLLIICVVVMDFMAQVQTHLMSHQYGDVLKKANLKG; from the coding sequence ATGGCAAAACCAGGACAAGATTCAGGGGCAAAAGGCGGATTAAGCGAGCTTAAATCTCGACTGCTGTTTGTTCTTGGAGCAATCATCGTGTTTAGGCTGGGCTCTTATGTGCCTATCCCTGGTATTGATGGCAACGTGTTGGCTCAATTATTTGAACAACAGAAGGGTACTATCGTAGAGATGATGAACATGTTCTCTGGCGGTGCTCTTGAGCGTGCTTCAGTACTAGCGTTAGGGATTATGCCTTACATTACAGCTTCTATTATAGTGCAGTTGCTTTCGCATATGTACCCTCCATTGATGGAACTGAAAAAAGAAGGTGAAGCGGGTAAACGGAAAATTAGTCAGTACACAAGGTATCTTACTTTGTTGTTAGCTATTTTTCAGTCTGTCGGTATTGCTACTGGTTTGCCAAACTTAGTTCAAGGTTTAGTGGTAAACCCTGGCATTGGTTTCTATTTTACAGCTATCGTGAGTTTGGTTACTGGCACCATGTTTTTGATGTGGTTAGGTGAGCAAATTACAGAGCGCGGCATCGGAAATGGTATTTCAATACTTATTTTCGCTGGTATCGTCGCAGGTTTACCTACCGCAATTGGTCAAACTGCAGAGCAAGCAAGATTGGGTGAAATTAATCTCCTGTTCTTGCTAGTTATCGGTGCCATTATTGTAGCGTTGACATATTTGGTTGTTTTCGTAGAACGTGCGCAACGTCGCATTGTTGTCAACTACGCTAAACGCCAACAGGGCCGTAAGGTTTTTGCTGCGCAAAGTTCACATTTACCCCTCAAGGTGAATATGGCGGGTGTAATTCCACCTATCTTTGCATCAAGTATTATCCTTTTCCCAGGTACACTTGCCGGAATGGTCGGTCAGAATGAGACATTCTCGTTTTTGACTGATGTGTCCTTAGCATTGTCTCCAGGGCAGCCGTTATACGTTATGCTTTATGCTGCAACGATTATTTTCTTTTGCTTCTTTTATACAGCATTAGTTTTTAATCCTCGCGAAACAGCTGATAATCTAAAGAAATCTGGTGCTTTTGTTCCTGGCATTCGTCCAGGCGAGCAAACCTCTCGATATATCGATAAGGTGATGACTCGTTTAACACTAGCTGGTGCTCTCTATATTACTTTTGTTTGTTTGGTGCCTGAGTTCTTATTACTATGGTTTAACGTTCCGTTTTACTTTGGTGGTACTTCACTACTCATTATATGCGTAGTGGTAATGGACTTTATGGCGCAGGTTCAGACCCATTTGATGTCACATCAATATGGCGATGTTCTTAAAAAAGCGAACCTTAAAGGTTAG
- the rplR gene encoding 50S ribosomal protein L18, with the protein MDKKSARLRRATRARKKISELGAHRLVINRTPRHIYAQLIAPSGSEVLAAASTVEKDLKGSLKATGNAEAAAAVGKAIAERAIEKGILKVAFDRSGFKYHGRVKALADAAREAGLQF; encoded by the coding sequence ATGGATAAGAAATCAGCTCGCTTACGTCGCGCTACTCGCGCCCGTAAGAAAATTAGTGAGTTAGGTGCACATCGCTTGGTTATAAACCGCACACCACGCCACATCTATGCTCAGTTAATCGCTCCAAGTGGTTCTGAAGTATTAGCAGCAGCTTCTACTGTAGAAAAAGACCTTAAGGGTTCTTTAAAAGCTACAGGCAACGCAGAGGCAGCAGCGGCAGTTGGTAAAGCGATCGCAGAACGAGCTATCGAAAAAGGCATTTTGAAAGTGGCTTTCGATAGAAGTGGATTTAAATATCATGGTCGTGTGAAAGCACTGGCTGATGCCGCTCGTGAAGCGGGCCTTCAGTTCTAG
- the rpmD gene encoding 50S ribosomal protein L30: MSKMIKVKQTKSSIGRLPKHKATLVGLGLRKIGQVRELEDTPSVRGMINRVQYMVEIVEE; the protein is encoded by the coding sequence ATGTCTAAGATGATTAAAGTTAAGCAAACTAAAAGCTCAATCGGACGTCTTCCTAAGCACAAAGCAACTTTAGTTGGTTTGGGATTACGTAAAATCGGACAAGTACGTGAGTTGGAAGATACTCCGTCAGTTCGTGGCATGATCAACCGTGTTCAATACATGGTTGAGATAGTAGAGGAGTAA
- the rpsK gene encoding 30S ribosomal protein S11, with translation MAKAPTRARKRVKRQVADGMAHIHASFNNTIVTITDRQGNALSWATSGGSGFRGSRKSTPFAAQVAAERAGLAAQEFGLKNIEVFVKGPGPGRESAIRALNATGYKITNITDVTPIPHNGCRPPKKRRV, from the coding sequence ATGGCTAAAGCTCCTACTCGCGCCCGCAAGCGCGTAAAACGTCAAGTTGCAGATGGTATGGCTCATATCCATGCTTCTTTCAACAACACAATTGTGACAATCACTGACCGTCAGGGTAACGCTCTATCTTGGGCAACTTCTGGTGGATCTGGTTTCCGTGGCTCACGTAAATCAACTCCTTTCGCTGCACAGGTTGCTGCTGAAAGAGCTGGTTTAGCCGCTCAGGAATTCGGCTTAAAGAACATTGAAGTGTTCGTTAAGGGCCCAGGTCCAGGTCGTGAATCTGCAATCCGCGCATTAAATGCAACGGGTTACAAGATCACAAATATTACCGATGTGACACCTATACCTCACAACGGATGTCGTCCACCGAAAAAACGTCGCGTTTAA
- a CDS encoding class I SAM-dependent methyltransferase — protein sequence MFRACYDNGIEFYGVDPVLKQCNAFRSSDVLLARLTGGTGKYDINAPGLDRAISASANQLPFFDNTIDMILSCWFIPIWIDTEEELLAVFAEIYRILKVGGTISLYPLPDWDSFAINLPHLRLLFNKFTFSQQFIFEPFNLMYPPTNRLTLTKTY from the coding sequence ATGTTCAGGGCTTGTTATGACAACGGAATCGAATTTTACGGCGTTGATCCGGTTCTCAAGCAGTGTAATGCTTTCAGATCCTCAGATGTCTTATTAGCACGATTAACTGGTGGAACAGGCAAATATGATATCAATGCCCCTGGGCTCGATCGAGCAATTTCCGCGAGTGCTAATCAATTACCGTTCTTCGATAATACAATCGACATGATACTCAGCTGCTGGTTTATTCCTATTTGGATTGATACTGAGGAAGAATTATTAGCTGTCTTTGCAGAAATTTATAGGATATTGAAAGTAGGAGGGACTATCAGTCTGTACCCACTGCCAGATTGGGATAGTTTCGCAATCAACCTCCCTCATCTGCGATTACTGTTCAACAAATTTACATTCAGCCAACAGTTTATCTTTGAACCATTTAATTTGATGTATCCGCCAACAAACAGATTAACATTAACGAAAACATACTAG
- the rplE gene encoding 50S ribosomal protein L5, whose product MAKLHDFYKETVVAELAKQFGYKSVMQVPRIEKITLNMGLGEAVADKKVLESAQADMAAIAGQKPIVTVARKSVAGFKIREGYPIGCKVTLRGERMWEFLERLISITIPRIRDFRGLNPKSFDGRGNYSMGVREQIIFPEIEFDKVDKMRGMDITITTSADTNDEAHALLSAFSFPFRK is encoded by the coding sequence ATGGCGAAACTGCATGATTTCTATAAAGAAACAGTAGTAGCTGAACTTGCGAAGCAGTTCGGGTACAAAAGCGTCATGCAAGTCCCTCGGATTGAGAAAATCACCTTAAACATGGGTTTGGGTGAAGCAGTAGCGGATAAGAAAGTTCTTGAGTCAGCGCAAGCTGACATGGCAGCGATTGCCGGTCAAAAACCAATTGTCACTGTTGCTAGAAAATCTGTTGCGGGTTTTAAAATCCGTGAAGGTTATCCGATTGGCTGCAAAGTGACCCTGCGTGGCGAACGTATGTGGGAATTCCTTGAGAGATTAATCTCAATTACAATTCCACGTATCCGTGACTTCCGTGGTCTTAACCCGAAATCTTTTGACGGTCGAGGCAACTATAGCATGGGTGTTCGTGAACAAATCATCTTCCCTGAAATCGAATTCGATAAAGTGGATAAAATGCGAGGTATGGATATTACTATCACTACCAGTGCAGATACTAACGATGAAGCACACGCTCTTTTGAGTGCGTTCAGCTTCCCGTTTAGAAAATAA
- a CDS encoding DNA-directed RNA polymerase subunit alpha, whose product MVGSVTEFLKPRLVEIENISPTRAKVTLEPLERGFGHTLGNALRRILLSSMPGCAVTEVEIDGVLHEYSTKEGVQEDVIEILLNLKGLAVRLEGKTEATLTLVKSGAGLVVAGDIQHDGDVEIVNPEHVICTLTGEAELSMRIKVEMGRGYVPASTRRSSEDDDRPIGRLLVDASYSPVERIAYSVESARVEQRTDLDKLIIDMETNGTLDPEEAIRRSATILAEQLDAFVELRDISEPVEKEEKPEFDPILLRPVDDLELTVRSANCLKAEAIQYIGDLVQRTEVELLKTPNLGKKSLTEIKDVLASRGLSLGMRLENWPPESIAEKD is encoded by the coding sequence ATTGTGGGTTCAGTGACCGAATTCCTAAAGCCAAGATTAGTTGAAATTGAAAATATTTCACCTACTCGTGCAAAAGTAACACTAGAGCCTTTAGAGCGAGGCTTCGGCCATACTCTAGGTAATGCGCTTCGTCGTATTTTGCTTTCGTCTATGCCAGGTTGTGCAGTGACTGAAGTTGAAATTGATGGTGTATTACATGAGTACAGCACTAAAGAAGGTGTTCAAGAAGACGTAATTGAAATTTTGCTTAACCTTAAAGGACTAGCAGTTCGTCTTGAAGGTAAAACCGAGGCAACTCTTACACTAGTTAAATCTGGTGCAGGTTTAGTTGTTGCCGGTGATATCCAGCACGATGGTGACGTTGAGATCGTAAATCCAGAGCACGTTATTTGTACTTTAACTGGCGAAGCTGAGTTGAGCATGCGCATCAAAGTAGAAATGGGCCGAGGTTATGTTCCAGCTTCAACTCGTCGTTCCTCTGAAGATGATGATCGTCCTATTGGTCGTTTATTAGTTGATGCTTCATACAGCCCTGTAGAACGTATTGCTTATTCTGTAGAGTCAGCTCGTGTTGAACAACGCACTGACCTAGACAAGCTAATTATCGATATGGAAACTAACGGTACTTTAGACCCAGAAGAAGCGATTCGCCGTTCTGCTACTATTTTAGCTGAGCAATTAGATGCCTTCGTAGAATTACGTGACATTTCTGAGCCGGTTGAAAAAGAAGAGAAACCAGAATTCGATCCAATTCTACTTCGTCCTGTTGACGACTTAGAGTTAACGGTTCGTTCTGCTAACTGTTTGAAAGCGGAAGCTATCCAATATATTGGTGACCTGGTACAGCGTACTGAAGTTGAACTTCTTAAAACGCCTAACTTAGGTAAGAAGTCGCTTACAGAAATTAAAGATGTACTTGCTTCTCGTGGTTTGTCACTAGGCATGCGCCTAGAAAATTGGCCACCAGAATCAATCGCTGAAAAAGATTAA
- a CDS encoding DUF3010 family protein, whose translation MKICGVELKGSEAIVCLLSFKDGLFNLPECRVRKVEFNKRNSTGDIRYFQSTFSKLMADYGIDSVVIKERPLKGKFAGGALGFKMEAAIQLIEGLDVETMSPQVFKESIKRNPVVVPFAETGLKAFQEAAFTVAYAKHMNLQYPPPPVELAE comes from the coding sequence ATGAAAATATGTGGTGTGGAATTAAAAGGTTCTGAAGCGATTGTATGTTTACTATCTTTTAAAGATGGCTTGTTTAACCTACCTGAGTGCCGAGTTCGTAAGGTCGAGTTTAATAAACGTAACAGTACCGGCGACATCCGTTATTTTCAGTCTACTTTTAGCAAGCTAATGGCAGATTACGGTATTGATTCTGTTGTTATTAAAGAAAGGCCATTAAAAGGGAAGTTTGCTGGAGGCGCTTTAGGGTTCAAAATGGAAGCTGCGATTCAACTCATCGAAGGACTTGATGTTGAAACCATGTCACCGCAGGTTTTTAAAGAGTCAATTAAACGTAATCCAGTTGTAGTACCGTTTGCAGAGACTGGCCTAAAAGCGTTTCAAGAAGCAGCGTTTACCGTTGCATACGCTAAACACATGAACTTACAGTACCCGCCGCCCCCCGTAGAGTTAGCAGAGTAG
- the rpsN gene encoding 30S ribosomal protein S14 — MAKESMKAREVKRAKLVKQYATKRSALKATISDVNSSEEERWNAVLKLQSLPRDSSPSRQHNRCRITGRPHGFLRKFGLSRIKLREAAMRGEVPGLKKASW, encoded by the coding sequence ATGGCAAAAGAATCAATGAAGGCGCGTGAAGTAAAACGTGCCAAGCTGGTTAAACAGTATGCAACGAAACGTTCTGCGCTTAAAGCGACGATCAGTGACGTAAACTCTTCGGAAGAAGAGCGCTGGAATGCTGTTCTAAAACTGCAATCACTTCCACGTGATTCGTCTCCGTCGCGTCAACATAATCGTTGTCGCATCACGGGCCGTCCACATGGGTTCCTACGCAAATTTGGTCTTTCTCGCATAAAGCTTCGTGAAGCTGCAATGCGTGGTGAAGTCCCTGGCCTTAAAAAAGCCAGTTGGTAA
- the rpmJ gene encoding 50S ribosomal protein L36 gives MKVRASVKRICRNCKVIKRNGVVRVICVEPKHKQRQG, from the coding sequence ATGAAAGTTCGTGCATCTGTTAAGCGGATTTGCCGTAACTGCAAGGTCATTAAACGCAACGGCGTTGTTAGAGTGATTTGTGTAGAGCCTAAGCATAAGCAAAGGCAAGGTTAA
- the rplX gene encoding 50S ribosomal protein L24 codes for MANKIRRDDEVVVLAGRDKGKQGKVLKVLGSEDRLVVEGVNMIKKHQKANPQIEQPGGIIEKEATIHVSNVALVNPATGKADRVGFRVEDEKKVRFFKSNGDLV; via the coding sequence ATGGCTAATAAAATTCGTCGTGATGATGAAGTAGTCGTATTAGCGGGAAGAGACAAAGGAAAACAAGGCAAAGTCTTGAAAGTACTTGGTTCTGAAGACCGTTTAGTAGTTGAAGGTGTGAACATGATCAAGAAACACCAGAAAGCCAATCCACAGATTGAGCAGCCTGGCGGTATCATTGAGAAAGAAGCCACCATTCATGTGTCTAACGTCGCGTTAGTTAACCCAGCAACGGGTAAAGCTGATCGCGTTGGTTTCCGTGTTGAAGATGAAAAGAAAGTTCGTTTCTTTAAGTCTAACGGCGACCTAGTATAA
- the rplO gene encoding 50S ribosomal protein L15, translating into MRLNTLAPAEGANKASKRAGRGIGSGLGKTGGRGHKGQKSRSGGTVRPGFEGGQMPLQRRLPKFGFTSRKSFVSDQVTLSEIAKVEGDIVSLETLKAAGLVKKEILFVKVMKSGEINRSVTLSGIRVSKGALEAINAAGGKVEE; encoded by the coding sequence ATGAGACTTAATACTCTCGCTCCTGCCGAGGGAGCTAACAAAGCAAGTAAGCGCGCGGGTCGCGGTATCGGTTCTGGCTTAGGCAAGACTGGTGGTCGTGGTCATAAAGGTCAAAAGTCTCGCTCAGGCGGTACTGTTAGACCTGGTTTTGAAGGTGGTCAAATGCCTCTTCAACGTCGTTTACCGAAATTCGGTTTTACGTCACGTAAATCGTTCGTATCTGACCAAGTTACTCTTAGCGAAATTGCTAAAGTAGAAGGCGATATCGTTTCTCTTGAAACTTTGAAAGCAGCGGGTCTTGTTAAAAAAGAAATCCTGTTTGTAAAAGTGATGAAGAGTGGCGAAATTAATCGTTCTGTTACTTTAAGTGGTATCCGCGTGAGTAAAGGTGCACTCGAAGCGATTAACGCGGCTGGCGGTAAAGTAGAGGAATAA
- the rpsE gene encoding 30S ribosomal protein S5 — protein MAKQEVQQQGDLLEKLIAVNRVSKVVKGGRIFSFTALTVVGDGNGRVGFGYGKAREVPAAIQKAMEKARRNLVDVDLNGNTLQHPIKGRHSGSKVYMQPASEGTGIIAGGAMRAVLEVAGVQNVLSKCYGSTNPINVVRATVNALVEMNSPEKIAAKRGLSVKDILG, from the coding sequence ATGGCTAAGCAAGAAGTTCAACAACAGGGTGATCTGTTAGAAAAGCTTATCGCTGTAAACCGTGTATCAAAAGTTGTTAAAGGTGGTCGTATCTTTAGTTTCACAGCTTTGACAGTGGTTGGCGATGGCAATGGCCGCGTTGGTTTTGGTTACGGTAAGGCACGTGAAGTACCTGCTGCAATCCAAAAAGCAATGGAAAAGGCTCGACGCAACTTAGTTGACGTTGACCTAAACGGCAATACATTACAGCATCCAATTAAAGGTCGTCATTCTGGCTCTAAAGTTTACATGCAGCCTGCATCAGAAGGTACTGGTATTATTGCCGGTGGTGCGATGCGTGCAGTACTTGAAGTAGCTGGTGTTCAGAACGTACTTTCAAAATGCTACGGTTCTACAAACCCGATTAACGTTGTACGTGCAACAGTCAACGCTCTAGTGGAAATGAATTCACCAGAGAAGATTGCTGCAAAACGCGGTTTGTCAGTCAAAGATATTTTGGGGTAA
- the rpsH gene encoding 30S ribosomal protein S8, producing MSMQDPIADMFTRIRNGQLASKVAVSMPSSKVRVAIAKVLEAEGYIESSSVTEGVKPVLEVTLKYFEGKKVIDTIERVSRPGLRIYKKKDELPKVMGGLGVAIVSTSKGVMTDRAARKAGMGGEIIGYVA from the coding sequence ATGAGCATGCAAGATCCTATCGCAGATATGTTTACCCGAATTCGTAACGGCCAATTGGCTTCGAAAGTTGCGGTTTCTATGCCTTCTTCAAAAGTACGTGTTGCTATCGCAAAAGTACTTGAAGCTGAAGGTTATATCGAAAGTTCTTCAGTAACTGAAGGCGTTAAGCCTGTATTAGAAGTTACTTTGAAGTATTTCGAAGGTAAAAAAGTAATTGATACAATCGAACGAGTTAGCCGTCCTGGTCTACGCATCTATAAGAAAAAAGATGAGTTACCAAAAGTGATGGGCGGACTCGGGGTTGCTATCGTGTCTACCTCAAAAGGTGTGATGACTGACCGTGCAGCGCGTAAAGCGGGTATGGGCGGTGAGATCATCGGTTATGTAGCATAA
- the rpsM gene encoding 30S ribosomal protein S13, protein MARIAGINIPDHKHAVIAIQAIFGIGATRAKLICVGAGVSESTKMKDLDETTIDKLREEVAKFTVEGDLRREVSMSIKRLMDLGCFRGIRHRRSLPLRGQRTKTNARTRKGPRKPIKK, encoded by the coding sequence ATGGCCCGTATCGCTGGCATTAACATTCCTGATCACAAACATGCTGTCATTGCTATCCAAGCAATTTTCGGTATTGGCGCAACACGAGCGAAGCTCATATGTGTTGGTGCAGGTGTATCAGAATCAACCAAGATGAAAGATCTTGATGAAACGACCATTGATAAACTTCGTGAAGAAGTTGCTAAATTCACAGTTGAAGGTGACCTTCGCCGTGAAGTATCAATGAGCATTAAACGTTTGATGGACCTAGGTTGCTTCCGTGGTATTCGCCACCGTCGTAGCTTACCTCTACGTGGTCAGCGCACTAAAACTAATGCGCGTACCCGTAAAGGTCCTCGCAAACCTATTAAAAAGTAA
- the murB gene encoding UDP-N-acetylmuramate dehydrogenase, which translates to MVSLKQLHTFGFDTSAQDLVEINNRDDLISVFRRVKNKTYYLLGEGSNSIFLEDFTGTIVLNKLKGIELQESDTEFCLSVASGEPWHELVEYTLSNGVFGFENLALIPGTVGAAPIQNIGAYGVEIEKFIRSIEYYDIDLNTFNIINHEECNFGYRDSIFKKQLFNKAVITSVNFTMPKNNVVEQSYAPLNQLVKPTPIDIFHKVIEVRTDKLPNPKVLGNAGSFFKNPVVSKQILDDIKTRFDTVPYFQLSEVSFKVPAAWLIDQLGFKGKMHLGVKCHERQPLVLVNNGNGNGEGLLMLAREIKKSVFDTFAIELENEVRLVGNSGLIVL; encoded by the coding sequence GTGGTATCTTTAAAACAACTACATACTTTTGGTTTTGATACCTCAGCTCAAGACCTTGTTGAAATTAACAATCGCGACGATTTGATTTCAGTATTTCGACGCGTAAAAAATAAAACGTATTATTTATTAGGTGAGGGCAGTAATAGTATTTTCTTGGAGGACTTTACTGGAACTATTGTTCTCAATAAATTGAAAGGCATAGAACTGCAGGAAAGTGATACAGAGTTTTGTTTATCGGTTGCTTCTGGCGAACCATGGCACGAACTGGTTGAATACACGCTCTCGAACGGTGTTTTTGGTTTCGAAAATCTTGCATTAATACCAGGAACGGTTGGCGCAGCGCCCATACAAAACATTGGTGCTTACGGTGTCGAGATTGAAAAATTCATCCGAAGTATTGAGTATTACGATATAGATTTAAATACTTTCAACATTATTAACCATGAAGAATGCAACTTTGGGTATAGAGACAGTATTTTTAAAAAGCAATTATTCAACAAAGCAGTGATTACTAGCGTTAATTTTACAATGCCAAAAAACAACGTGGTTGAGCAGAGTTATGCGCCTTTAAACCAATTAGTTAAACCAACGCCTATTGATATTTTTCACAAGGTCATTGAAGTCAGAACGGATAAGCTTCCGAACCCTAAAGTGTTAGGCAATGCAGGCAGTTTTTTTAAAAACCCAGTGGTATCGAAACAAATACTAGACGACATTAAAACACGCTTCGATACGGTTCCTTACTTCCAATTATCCGAGGTGAGTTTTAAAGTGCCTGCTGCTTGGCTAATTGACCAACTCGGGTTTAAGGGAAAAATGCACTTAGGCGTTAAGTGTCATGAAAGACAACCTTTAGTACTAGTTAACAATGGAAACGGCAATGGAGAAGGATTACTAATGCTAGCAAGAGAAATCAAAAAGAGTGTTTTCGACACATTCGCTATTGAATTAGAAAATGAAGTCAGATTAGTAGGCAATAGCGGATTGATAGTGTTATGA
- the rplQ gene encoding 50S ribosomal protein L17, with translation MRHRKSGRQLNRNSSHRQAMFKNMAGSLVKHEVIKTTLPKAKELRRVIEPLITLAKQDSVANRRLAFARTGDKEVVGKLFNELGPRYDTRPGGYSRILKCGFRAGDNAPMAYVELVDRPVVESTEEVVEVTED, from the coding sequence ATGCGCCATCGCAAGAGTGGTAGACAGTTAAATCGCAATAGCAGCCACAGACAAGCAATGTTTAAAAACATGGCAGGTTCTTTGGTAAAGCACGAAGTTATTAAAACTACGTTGCCTAAAGCGAAAGAACTACGTCGAGTAATTGAGCCGCTAATCACATTAGCAAAGCAAGATAGTGTTGCTAATCGTCGTCTTGCTTTTGCAAGAACCGGTGATAAAGAAGTGGTAGGTAAATTGTTTAACGAACTTGGTCCGCGTTACGACACACGTCCAGGTGGTTATAGTCGTATATTGAAGTGTGGTTTCCGTGCAGGTGACAACGCTCCAATGGCTTACGTTGAATTGGTTGACCGTCCTGTTGTTGAATCTACTGAAGAAGTAGTTGAAGTAACAGAAGACTAG